The candidate division WOR-3 bacterium genome has a segment encoding these proteins:
- the mnmE gene encoding tRNA uridine-5-carboxymethylaminomethyl(34) synthesis GTPase MnmE, translated as MNLFDTIIARITPDGESAVAVVRISGGNSLAYLSKITEKNTFKPRKAVLVKIVLSGGVKDFALAVYYPKPGSYTGEDVCEISVHGNQYLVRKLIETCVDMGARIADRGEFTYRAYMNGKMDLSQVEGVLSMINSSNESSLRRAGASLEGNLGRKVKKSLENLDLCRAELEICALEEDTYPKLSKDFYGRLKKAFNDVDEIASWSSAAAKDFEKPQVFIIGPPNAGKSTLFNRFYGSHRVVVSDAPGTTRDMIREEVDFPGGMIRLVDGAGLRDEHFDSVEKLGKEILLDKLRGADAVIVLLDAVAEWKSDLKKFSALTEGKKRVLALNKSDLAIEVGRLPEEILPVSAVTGENLDSLKREISTKLWGESAENKTSDGDPFVSERASLLASEALSSIKRAEKNIEKDVWDIAAYELEKVSENLGSIIGVHVKPGEIVALFDKFCVGK; from the coding sequence CACCGGACGGGGAAAGTGCCGTGGCTGTCGTAAGAATCAGCGGCGGCAATAGTCTCGCTTACCTGTCTAAAATCACGGAAAAAAATACGTTCAAACCGAGAAAAGCGGTTTTGGTCAAAATTGTTTTGTCCGGCGGCGTTAAAGATTTTGCCCTGGCTGTTTACTATCCGAAACCCGGATCTTACACCGGCGAAGACGTTTGTGAAATCAGCGTTCACGGCAACCAATATCTCGTACGAAAGTTAATCGAGACCTGCGTAGATATGGGAGCCAGAATAGCAGATAGAGGTGAATTCACTTACAGGGCTTACATGAACGGAAAAATGGATCTCTCCCAGGTCGAGGGTGTGTTGTCAATGATAAATAGCTCGAACGAAAGTTCATTGAGACGAGCGGGAGCTTCATTGGAAGGAAATCTCGGGCGAAAAGTTAAAAAATCGCTCGAAAATCTCGACCTTTGCCGTGCCGAACTCGAAATATGCGCACTTGAAGAAGATACTTATCCGAAACTTTCGAAGGATTTTTACGGAAGATTAAAAAAAGCTTTTAATGACGTTGATGAAATAGCGTCCTGGTCGTCTGCTGCGGCGAAAGATTTTGAAAAACCGCAAGTTTTCATAATAGGTCCTCCAAACGCCGGAAAATCAACCCTTTTTAACCGGTTTTATGGAAGCCACAGGGTTGTTGTTTCTGATGCGCCTGGGACGACAAGAGACATGATAAGGGAAGAGGTCGATTTTCCAGGAGGCATGATCAGACTTGTTGACGGGGCGGGTTTGAGAGACGAACACTTCGATTCCGTAGAAAAACTTGGGAAAGAGATTTTGCTGGATAAGCTGAGAGGAGCTGACGCGGTTATCGTTCTTCTCGATGCTGTCGCAGAATGGAAAAGCGACCTGAAGAAGTTTTCCGCTTTGACTGAAGGTAAAAAGAGGGTGCTCGCTCTTAATAAATCAGACCTGGCAATAGAAGTTGGCCGCTTGCCCGAGGAAATTCTCCCGGTCTCGGCAGTAACGGGAGAAAACCTTGACTCTCTGAAAAGAGAAATTTCGACAAAACTGTGGGGTGAAAGCGCGGAAAATAAAACATCAGACGGAGACCCGTTTGTTTCGGAAAGAGCCTCTCTGCTGGCGTCGGAAGCTTTATCGAGCATTAAAAGAGCCGAAAAGAACATTGAAAAAGACGTCTGGGACATCGCGGCTTACGAACTTGAAAAAGTGTCGGAAAACCTCGGATCGATAATCGGAGTGCATGTGAAACCAGGAGAAATAGTGGCTCTGTTCGATAAATTTTGCGTGGGGAAATAA
- a CDS encoding Smr/MutS family protein, translated as MVEYPENKHPVVIPVEGTLDLHCFDKKETESLIREYLEECRRRGIKKVRIIHGKGKGVLMARVHSVLKKIEFVKSYETANDQRSSWGATLVELAEEDGLS; from the coding sequence TTGGTAGAATATCCTGAAAACAAACACCCTGTAGTAATTCCCGTCGAAGGGACTCTCGATCTTCACTGTTTCGACAAAAAGGAAACGGAGAGTTTAATTCGTGAATATCTTGAAGAATGCAGGAGAAGGGGAATAAAAAAGGTGAGGATCATTCATGGAAAAGGGAAAGGTGTTCTTATGGCCAGAGTTCATTCCGTCCTGAAAAAGATAGAGTTTGTCAAATCCTACGAAACAGCAAACGATCAAAGAAGCTCCTGGGGAGCGACGCTGGTCGAACTGGCTGAAGAAGACGGTTTGTCATAA